One window of Halichondria panicea chromosome 7, odHalPani1.1, whole genome shotgun sequence genomic DNA carries:
- the LOC135338479 gene encoding uncharacterized protein LOC135338479 → MLIGFLINLEFAVPIEDAEVLRLINQHRTDAGESVSPDEKYLFCPALIRLEVDTKVFIHRDDLAYHFGWVMSCSHKDQFLDARFLHILLLRISLSLGLAPIIDSDVPFLQRKCSVWKTGICWGTVEGIEVLVEVSDKKKVVVLIQAHHLSLDLFKLRFTVMKKVVDTSTEICSTVVTEEALLPPHSVTYPLEDTHVFDLKSLAESVINQKMCVASTNNVHTTPLSSLLQAEVYADLGENILQLLFNPAHKELSDRFISALATCWNKNPRLADIVRTAITENASAAFQECNNLDEVLQVWKSTRDSSGEALRRILDPLSVFTGRNPLELAGVAAKETSDDLLPAPRPTANCPSTEPPANRVTLQDLVSRYSLTDKQLNSEIGDSDIPYLAEYFDGVKIYSSAMGLTPAQQADVNRLYCYEGTQVAMTECLILWKRHDPFAATHKALLELLLGLRKDKIADDICQHLTQ, encoded by the exons ATGCTCATTGGATTTTTGATTAATCTCGAGTTTGCTGTGCCCATTGAAGACGCGGAGGTCCTCCGTCTTATTAATCAGCATCGAACAGACGCTGGTGAGTCCGTATCACCTGACGAGAAATATCTCTTCTGTCCCGCCCTCATCCGGTTAGAAGTTGACACAAAAGTGTTCATTCATCGCGATGACCTTGCTTATCATTTTGGTTGGGTTATGTCATGCTCACACAAAGACCAGTTTCTGGACGCTCGATTTCTTCACATTCTCCTGCTTCGAATATCTCTCTCCCTTGGGCTTGCTCCAATCATAGATTCTGACGTCCCTTTTCTACAACGCAAATGCTCGGTCTGGAAGACTGGTATTTGCTGGGGCACTGTTGAAGGTATCGAAGTGTTGGTTGAGGTCAGTGACAAGAAGAAAGTGGTTGTTTTGATTCAAGCTCACCATCTCTCACTGGATCTCTTCAAGCTGCGCTTTACTGTGATGAAGAAAGTTGttgacacctccactgagATATGCTCTACTGTAGTCACTGAGGAGGCCCTCCTTCCTCCTCACAGTGTGACCTACCCTCTGGAAGATACACACGTCTTTGATCTCAAGTCTCTCGCTGAAAGCGTAATCAACCAAAAGATGTGTGTCGCATCTACTAACAATGTACACACCACCCCATTGAGTAGTCTGCTCCAAGCTGAAGTATACGCTGATCTCGGTGAGAATATTCTACAGCTCCTGTTCAATCCAGCACACAAGGAACTGTCTGATCGATTCATCTCGGCCCTTGCAACTTGTTGGAACAAGAATCCTCGACTGGCTGATATCGTACGCACAGCTATTACTGAGAATGCCAGTGCTGCATTTCAAGAGTGCAATAATCTTGATGAAGTTCTACAAGTCTGGAAAAGCACCAGAGATTCCAGTGGTGAAGCACTGAGAAGAATTCTGGATCCACTTAGTGTGTTTACTGGACGAAATCCTCTC GAACTGGCTGGTGTTGCTGCTAAGGAGACTAGTGATGATCTACTACCAGCCCCCAGACCAACAGCAAACTGTCCAAGTACAG AACCACCCGCTAATCGAGTCACACTCCAAGATCTAGTGAGCAGATACAGTCTGACTGACAAGCAGCTCAATAGTGAAATAGGGGACTCTGATATTCCCTACCTGGCCGAATATTTTGATGGTGTAAAGATATATTCGAGTGCAATGGGACTGACTCCTGCACAACAGGCCGATGTGAATAGGTTGTACTGTTATGAAGGAACTCAAGTAGCCATGACTGAATGCTTGATTCTCTGGAAAAGACACGATCCTTTCGCAGCAACTCACAAAGCTCTACTGGAGTTGTTACTGGGACTGAGAAAAGACAAGATAGCTGATGATATCTGTCAGCACTTGACTCAAT GA